From a region of the Dictyostelium discoideum AX4 chromosome 2 chromosome, whole genome shotgun sequence genome:
- a CDS encoding GCN5-related N-acetyltransferase — translation MKIINYQECHQKDLKKLSYEWLEKYVSIEPIDEEMLNNPKSFILDGGGHIFMAQHGEHNETVGTVSLIQVDDKTFELAKLAVTEKYQGLKLGQHLMEHCLNVAKQQGATKVILYTNQKLTKAIGLYKKFGFIEIPLNNNKYIESDLKMELLF, via the coding sequence atgaaaattattaattatcaaGAGTGTCATCAAAAAGATCTTAAAAAACTTTCATATGAATGGTTAGAAAAATATGTTTCAATTGAACCAATCGATGAAGAGATGTTGAATAATCCAAAgagttttattttagatGGTGGTGGTCATATATTTATGGCACAACACGGTGAACATAATGAAACTGTAGGAACTGTCTCTTTAATACAAGTTGATGATAAAACTTTTGAATTAGCAAAATTAGCAGTCACTGAAAAATATCAAGGTTTAAAATTAGGTCAACATTTAATGGAACACTGTTTAAATGTTGCTAAACAACAAGGTGCAACTAAAGTTATTTTATAtacaaatcaaaaattaacaaaagcAATTGGATTGTATAAAAAATTCGGATTCATTGAAAtaccattaaataataataaatatatagaatcagatttaaaaatggaattattattttaa
- the gnt8 gene encoding hypothetical protein — MNRTRIWLLVFIGLGILTLMIYFIPSINQIVYSSGISYYRPKSKFSIADIDYEAKGKNFTYDMNNFPWEEFKAAARTGKTDNTDKYSQMLILTLSTYLIEPPLVPIDESCQPEPLPPIDDSVCTSKYSRVFSGKRDKPVKIGHMVQIGFDVDVLEIHLNELYDVVDHFFIIESTVTHYHKMLKPLIWEHVKFQDRFLKFKDKVVHLVLDDTDEENGKGLFDAESYQETRRWQKFLDWNKRTNLYSDEDIIGFGDTDEISARINLHLLKNCQLKSGVDMVDIGIWFPYGPINQVFNPDFPVPSNPYTLGDPTYYTIKKAKSTTKAPSRNRGTSGHYMLGGMHMTHYGYLPFQMVKYLSCTECGITREDQITLFSNDIGKGDIQKLELRLLETKSDHAHRIRQLSSMDDFFKKEVAILPWFYNCNRNRYPVWERKNDPRLF; from the coding sequence atgaatCGTACTAGAATTTGGTTATTAGTTTTTATAGGTTTAGGTATATTAACCTTAATGATATATTTTATTCCAAGCATAAATCAAATTGTATATAGTAGTGGAATAAGTTATTATAGAcctaaatcaaaattttcaatagcAGATATAGATTATGAAGCAAAAGGAAAGAATTTTACATATGATATGAATAACTTCCCATGGGAAGAATTTAAAGCAGCAGCAAGAACTGGTAAAACAGACAATACAGATAAATATTCACAAATGTTGATTTTAACATTATCAACCTACTTAATTGAACCACCTTTAGTACCAATAGATGAATCATGTCAACCTGAACCATTACCACCTATCGACGATTCAGTATGCACATCAAAATATTCAAGAGTGTTTTCAGGTAAACGTGATAAACCTGTTAAAATCGGACACATGGTACAAATTGGTTTCGATGTTGATGTTTtagaaattcatttaaatgagTTATACGATGTCGTTGACCATTTCTTTATAATAGAGTCAACAGTAACACATTATCATAAAATGTTGAAACCATTAATTTGGGAACATGTTAAATTTCAAgatagatttttaaaattcaaggATAAAGTGGTGCATTTAGTTTTGGATGATACTGATGAAGAGAATGGTAAAGGTTTATTCGATGCAGAAAGTTATCAGGAAACTCGTCGTTGGCAAAAGTTTTTAGATTGGAATAAAAGAACAAATCTATATAGTGATGAGGATATTATCGGGTTTGGCGATACCGATGAAATCAGTGCAAGAAttaatttacatttattaaagaattgtCAATTAAAATCAGGTGTTGATATGGTTGATATTGGTATTTGGTTCCCATATGGTCCAATTAATCAAGTTTTCAATCCAGATTTCCCAGTACCAAGTAATCCATACACACTCGGTGATCCAACTTAttatacaataaaaaaagcaaaatcaacaactaaAGCACCATCTAGAAATCGTGGTACTTCAGGTCACTATATGTTGGGTGGAATGCATATGACTCATTATGGTTATTTACCATTCCAAATGGTGAAATATTTATCATGTACTGAATGTGGTATAACAAGAGAGGATCAAATTAccttattttcaaatgatattGGAAAAGGTGATATTCAAAAATTAGAACTTCGTCTATTAGAAACAAAATCTGATCATGCTCATAGAATTCGTCAATTAAGTAGTATGgatgatttctttaaaaaagaagTTGCAATTTTACCATGGTTTTATAATTGTAATCGTAATCGTTACCCTGTTTGGGAAAGAAAAAATGATCcaagattattttaa
- the gnt6 gene encoding hypothetical protein encodes MNQARVWILVFISLIIMTMIVFLLPNFAQSINGVQQPTVYHTPKPTISPTPTQTQTHTPTQTQTQTPTQTPTQTPTQTPTQTPTQTPTQTQTPSKFSVGELDFETERNFKHDMVKFPWEDFKAAARTGKTENTDKYSQMLILTLAKYLIEPPLVPINESCKPEPLPTPSDDVCGKYPEVFSGKRDKPVKIAHMVQIGFDIDVLEVHLNELYDIVDHFFILESTVTHYHRMKKPLIWEHVKFQDRFIKFQDKVVHLVLDDTDEENGKDLFAAEGYQETRRWQKFLDWNKRTNLYSDNDVIGFGDTDEISARINLHYLKNCQIRDGINAIDIGIWFPYGPIDQVFNPDFPVRGHSYTLGDPTYYTIKGAIQNGKPSRNRGKSGYYMLGGMHMTHYGYLPFQMVKYLSCTECGITREDQITLFSSDIGKGNIQELESRLLETKSDHANRISKLSNMDDFFKKEVAILPWFYNCNRNRYPVWERKNDPRLF; translated from the coding sequence atgaaccAAGCACGTGTTTGGATTTTAGTCTTCATTAGTCTAATAATTATGACAATGatagtatttttattaccaaattttGCTCAATCGATAAATGGTGTTCAACAACCAACAGTATATCATACACCAAAACCTACAATTTCACCAACTCCAACTCAAACTCAAACTCATACACCAACTCAAACTCAAACTCAAACACCAACTCAAACACCAACTCAAACACCAACTCAAACACCAACTCAAACACCAACTCAAACACCAACTCAAACTCAAACACCATCGAAATTTTCAGTTGGAGAATTAGATTTTGAAACTGAAAGAAATTTCAAACATGATATGGTTAAATTCCCATGGGAAGATTTTAAAGCAGCAGCAAGAACTGGTAAAACTGAAAATACAGATAAATATTCACAAATGTTGATTTTAACATTGgcaaaatatttaattgaaccacCATTAGTACCAATTAATGAATCATGTAAACCTGAACCATTACCAACTCCTAGTGATGATGTTTGTGGGAAATATCCAGAGGTATTCTCAGGTAAACGTGATAAACCTGTTAAAATTGCACATATGGTACAAATTGGTTTCGATATTGATGTTTTAGAAGTTCATTTAAATGAACTATACGATATTGTAGATCATTTCTTCATTCTCGAATCAACAGTAACACATTATCATAGGATGAAAAAACCATTGATTTGGGAACATGTTAAATTTCAAGATCgtttcattaaatttcaaGATAAAGTGGTGCATTTAGTGTTGGATGATACTGATGAAGAGAATGGTAAAGATTTATTCGCTGCAGAGGGGTATCAGGAAACCCGTCGTTGGCAAAAGTTTTTAGATTGGAATAAGAGAACAAATCTATATAGTGATAATGATGTCATTGGATTTGGCGATACCGATGAAATCAGTGCAAGAATTaatttacattatttaaagaattgtCAAATTAGAGATGGCATCAATGCTATTGATATTGGTATTTGGTTCCCGTACGGCCCAATTGACCAAGTCTTCAATCCAGATTTCCCTGTTAGAGGTCACTCATATACACTCGGTGATCCAACTTATTACACAATTAAAGGAGCAATTCAAAATGGTAAACCATCTAGAAATCGTGGTAAATCAGGTTACTATATGTTGGGTGGAATGCACATGACTCATTATGGTTATTTACCATTCCAAATggttaaatatttatcatgTACTGAATGTGGTATAACAAGAGAGGATCAAATTACCTTGTTTTCAAGTGATATTGGAAAAGGAAATATTCAAGAATTAGAATCTCGTCTATTAGAAACAAAATCTGATCATGCTAAtagaatttcaaaattaagtAATATGgatgatttctttaaaaaagaagTTGCAATTTTACCATGGTTTTATAATTGTAATCGTAATCGTTACCCTGTTTGGGAAAGAAAAAATGATCcaagattattttaa
- the gnt7 gene encoding hypothetical protein, whose translation MLNSTRLWVFVLVGITILASIVYLLPSYSQPTNNYSKTDIIHTPTPTQTQIQTQTPTETPTETPTETPTETPTETQTPKPTTTPALTTTPEQTKKIIVGDLGHERDFPLDMKNFPWEEFKAAARTGKTENTDKYSQMLILTLAKYLIEPPLVPINESCKPEPLPTPSDDVCGKYPEVFSGKRDKPVKIGHLVQIGFDVDVLEIHLNELYDIVDHFFIIESTVTHYHRMLKPLIWEHVKFQDRFIKFQDKVVHLILDDTDEENGKDMFDAERYQETRRWEKFLDWNKRTNLYGDEDIIGFGDTDEISARINLHLLKNCQIKDIYAVDIGVWFPYGPIDQVFRPGYPVPGNPYTLGDPTYYTLKKAKAKPKSDPPSRNRGTSGHYMLGGMHMSHYGYLPFQMVKYLSCTECGITREDQITNFSDDILNGKIQELELRLGKTKSDHVHKISKLSSMDDFFKKEVAILPWFYNCNRNRYPVWERKNDPRLF comes from the coding sequence atgtTAAACAGTACACGTCTGTGGGTTTTTGTTTTAGTTGGCATTACTATTTTAGCATCTATTGTATATTTATTACCAAGTTACAGTCAACCCACAAACAATTATTCAAAAACAGATATAATTCatacaccaacaccaacacaaaCACAAATACAAACCCAAACACCAACAGAAACTCCAACAGAAACTCCAACAGAAACTCCAACAGAAACTCCAACAGAAACTCAAAcaccaaaaccaacaacaacaccagcactaacaacaacaccagaacaaacaaaaaaaattatagttGGAGATTTAGGTCATGAAAGAGATTTCCCACTTGATATGAAAAACTTCCCATGGGAGGAATTTAAAGCAGCAGCAAGAACTGGTAAAACTGAAAATACAGATAAATATTCACAAATGTTGATTTTAACATTAGCAAAATATTTGATTGAGCCACCATTAGTACCAATTAATGAATCATGTAAACCTGAACCATTACCAACTCCTAGTGATGATGTTTGTGGGAAATATCCAGAGGTATTCTCAGGTAAACGTGATAAACCTGTTAAAATCGGACACTTGGTACAAATTGGTTTCGATGTTGATGTTTtagaaattcatttaaatgagTTATACGATATTGTAGATCATTTCTTTATAATAGAGTCAACAGTAACACATTATCATAGGATGTTGAAACCATTGATTTGGGAACATGTTAAATTTCAAGATCgtttcattaaatttcaaGATAAAGTGGTGCATTTGATTTTAGATGATACTGATGAAGAGAATGGTAAAGATATGTTTGATGCTGAAAGGTATCAGGAAACCCGTCGTTGGGAGAAATTCTTAGACTGGAATAAAAGAACGAATCTATATGGTGATGAGGACATTATCGGGTTTGGCGATACCGATGAGATCAGTGCAAGAAttaatttacatttattaaagaattgtCAAATTAAAGATATCTATGCTGTAGATATTGGCGTTTGGTTCCCGTACGGTCCAATTGACCAAGTCTTCAGACCGGGTTACCCAGTACCAGGCAATCCATACACACTCGGTGATCCAACTTATTACACATTGAAAAAGGCAAAAGCAAAACCAAAATCTGACCCACCATCTAGAAATCGTGGTACCTCAGGTCACTATATGTTGGGTGGAATGCATATGTCTCATTATGGTTATTTACCATTCCAAATGGTGAAATATTTATCATGTACTGAATGTGGTATAACAAGAGAGGatcaaattacaaatttttcAGATGATATTCTAAATGGTAAAATCCAAGAATTAGAACTTCGTCTAGGAAAAACAAAATCTGATCATGTtcataaaatttcaaaattaagtAGTATGgatgatttctttaaaaaagaagTCGCAATTTTACCATGGTTTTATAATTGTAATCGTAATCGTTACCCTGTTTGGGAAAGAAAAAATGATCcaagattattttaa